In Zingiber officinale cultivar Zhangliang chromosome 3A, Zo_v1.1, whole genome shotgun sequence, the DNA window tagaaggcggagcaaGAATGAATAGTAGCGAGCATAGTGTATCGCCTATTACGTTATGAGTACCTTCGCCGATACttggaccccccctttatatagagctcctgtagcgcaTGTGCACGCTCCCTAAGGTGAGCACGCTTTCCCAAGTTTCCCTTGAAAaatttgtcagtaaagtgtccctaacaTAGTTCCGTAATAGGTCGAGCATATATCTAaggtgacagtggaagcttctgtcaTACGATCTTCTGGCTGTCCATGCCTAATGTCgacgacactaactcccaaaggGATGTCGATGGAGACCAGAGAGAGTatgttgctaggccgagcgggctgACCGCACGGTCGGAACTTCACTGTTCCTGTATCTCGTCTGCTCGGCCGGAACTCAACCGTGCTTGTGCCACATCCGCTTGGTCGGAACTCTACTATGCTGGTGTCATGTTCGCTTGGCAGAAGTTCCACTCTGCCACTGTCGAGACCTGCTGCCAagctgagcggggtagccgctggCCGAAGTTGAGCTCTGCCAATGTTGAAACTTGTTGCCTGGTCGAGTAAGGTAGCCGCTCGGTTGAAGTTGAGCTCTGCCAATGTCGAGCTCTATTGCCtggccgagcgaggtagccgctcggcccaGCTTTTGCACATCGTCTTCTCCTCCATTCAGCATCTCATATTCCATTGAGCATCCGTCATTTGACACCTCCCCGTGTCGAAGGAGGGATAGTACCAGGACCTTCTCCCCCTGGTCGGGGCATGCTTGTTCGACTGGCCAAGACTATCTGCACGttgatcaccttgactttgacttccaccgtgAAAACTACCCTCTGTGGGGTGGGGCCTCTCCTTATCACTGCATCACCGACCATGTAACCATTTGGAGATACTGGCCGAGTGACCATTTAGAAATACCGATCAAGTGACCATTTAGAAATAACAACCATGTGGCCATTTGGAGCTACTGACTATGTGGCCATTTGAAGCTACTAGCTGTGTGGCTATTTAGAAATAACAATCGCTGAGTGACCATTAAGAGACGAGCCTCCTACCTGATAAGTATAGGGATATAATCTAAATTTAAACTCTAAAACTCAAGTTTTAGACTTATCTGTCAAGATGGCTTaagcagataatctcaagctgcCAATCAGGACAAATCAGCTGCTTGGGACGATTGAACTGTCATTTGGAGCTTGGATGAATCTGCTCGGATTTAAATTTAATTCCATTTTGATGGGGGCTGCCGATCGGCTTAAATTGCATTATGCTTTGAAATATTTGTCTCAATTCCTCGATTCTCAAATATTCACGGAGTCGGGGAGAGACCAGGAAATTCTAATTCACTACTTTTGCACTGTAGTGGTGATGTGTTTGTTGAAGTCCTATAAAGTCATGACGATGTTGATTGCATCGGTTGTGTCCATCTTTACGTTTCAAAACTCACGAAGATTCTCACAGACAGTGttaaatttgatcttgtccgaaagctgagtAGAGAGAGGGGCTGTCAATGTGGCTAGAATGTTGACAGAGGAGAGACTTTGAGTTGGACGCTGCGGATTGAGAGCTGGGAGTTGTGGACttgttgataaccatgattttactatattattttgattcatatatacatggtttgatgttgatttcataggtttaaatcatggttacatcatattttatgcattgtatcgattttggacttaattacaaattattttattttcgtgttatttgatgctaatattttattcttattttgtagtCATCAaaagatcttggatttggatctatttgaaccgaatctgtgctcgaatcggagtttaaacaagaagatcaagttgCAAAGCATTATGGACTgttcatcaaagattggatagatctgaaccatccagtgaagatctggtcaaTCCAGCCtatgggagagtagatccagacccttgatcaagatcagcACCTTCGGATAGGAGTTTGagcgacttttcaccgttgatcaagaccCGAATTGCtcacagccgtccgttcagatctggatatGATTTAAAACAGGGAAGCTACAGTGTTCATGGTTGTCGATCTCCTCCGCAGCATAGCGTTCGCGTCGCACGGCGTTCTCCGAGATTCCGACCCCATCTCTACTTCCAGATCCATTTTCCGGCGACTTCATTGGCGACGATGCTCTCATATGCTTGCGACCAGCTTTCGGCGATCTGACCTCACTCCAAGGCATTCCTACGGCGAGAATTGTGCTCTGCGATACTCTGTTCTGCTGCTGctgatttggaggtgttcctccaatcggtGGTTCCGCTTCCATCAGTGAGCATTGGCGGCGTTCCTCCACAGCTACTGAACCGTTCCCGATGACATTCCATCCACCATCTTCTCCACAGCAGATCCGAGTCCACAGTTCACAGAATTGCAAATTTTCCAGAGTTTGGTAGCTCCGATCTTTGTCAGTTTCGCTTGGAGAGGTGTTCGGTGAATCTGGTAAAGGTTGAGTTGAGTTTAGCTACTGAGATTGTTTTCCCCGATTGCTGAAGTGAGGTTTCATGGatgtttccttgtgtgacggcaaggagaagttgccgtgtAGATTGGTTTGGTATTGTGATGGATTCGATTTTAATTTTTGCATTCTCTTTACTGTTGATAGATTTATATTTCAGTTTATGTTGTTGGATTCAGTAATCATAGTTCtttttagtttaatatttttaattcaagtgttttgggtaatttagtttcaattgatgtttgaaattgttcttaattctacTTTAGTTTAATTCGTAGCACTGTTGAGTAGCTTAGTTTTTGTAGTTAAGATTTAAATGTTGCTTTAGATTGTATTCCATTTGTGCCTTGCTATTTTATTCTTAGTTTAAGtgagtgttgatggtttaatcacaacgtaaggtgacaatgcgttatgatTTGATTATTGGCACCTAGTTAGATtttctttatgcattagattagttcttaatttctgtgcttttcatttgttagatttatattcaaagcttaaaaccccccattttcatattaaacCCCCCAAAAACGAGAATAATGTGCAATCCTAGGTTATCATCCGACTgctagttcctcgagagatcaatcctgggctcgttattacaacaccATTGTGTAATTAAGGGATTCAGTGGATAtcatttgttaatttgataagtccATTCGTGACACTCAATTATTTCGGCTTATCACCTATGCATACCACAGATAGAGCCAATGAAAATGTTAGATAGAGACCAGGGAGGGGGTCCCTAGCGCAGGTACTTCGACACTTAAGTTAGAATAGTAGCTGAGCAAAATGGAGAACAAGATGAATAGCATAATAGTAAAACAATGGTATTTGAGTGCCTTTGATGCATTTGCGTAAGTGAGTGTATCTAGCCAATGGAGAAGACTTTTTTTTTATAGTGTCTCTCATACCCTCCATAATAATGAGACAATAGACAATATCTGGTGTCAGAATATGTCAGGTGATGGAGTTTGTATAGTAGTCCTCCTCTTGGCAGAGGAATGTTCAATTGTGTGTATATGTTAGAATAAAGGAATACTCTATGGTGAGTAGCTGTTATTCTCTAACAagttgttacgattctctgacaatgttgtCTCCTAGCAGGGATCCGACTAGCTCTAGGTCTTGGCGGATGGATGCTAAGAGATTTACACAGGAGAAGTGGGGGGATAAGCCTCATATATCCGAGCGGCTCTAGGACTCGACCGGCTATATGCTGAGAGACTTGAATAGGAGAAAGTGGAAAGCTGAGCTCGTATGCCTGGCCGGCTCTAGGGCCCAGCCAACTGTATGCCGATAAACTTGCACATAGAAAGTGGGGGAGCTGAGCCCGTATGCTCGGCTGACTCTAAGGTCACCCGGGTTTATGATGAGAACCTTACATTGGAGAGAAGCAAGGAGTAAGGCTCAATAAGTCCGACCGATGTTGGGACCGACCGGGTTTATGCTGAGAACATTACACTGGAGaagcggggagctgggccccgTAAGTCCAATCAACAGTAGGACCGATCAAATTTATGCTAAGAACCTTATATTGGAGAAGCAGAAAGCTGAGCTCTGTCAGTCCGACCGGCTCTGTAACCGCTCGGGTTTATGTTGGAAACTCTGCTTTTGAGAGGTAGTTCGTTCGGATACGTATACCCTACCTATGATTGCCGTCTCACCTTGACTTTATTCGCCACATCAACTTGACTATTGACCCCACCTTATCTTTGGACCACTTACAACACGCCATATCACCATACATGATATTTTTACTAAGCTGATCGGCATGTAATGTAACTACTAGAAAGTTAAATGATGGTATGTATCGATTACTACCCTGTCATAGACTACCCAAGAGAATTCCGACCGAAAGGAAGAGACATCATCCATCAGCCACGCAAGGTAGTCGCTAGTGCTGCCAGTAGGAAGTATTCATGATCGTGACATTGCAACACGTAGGATAAACTTGAAAGAGCATGTAAGCTATCAGCAATTGCGAGATAAATAGTTCAAGAAGAGGCATATTGAAGAGAAGAGAAGGTCCTAAAGTTTCTTTCGGAGGATGATCAATCACCAAGAGGAGTCACTGAGATATTAGCTTGAtatctttcttcttctctttagtTCAATGACTAAAATGTCTGCAGCAAAACAAAAGTAAAAAAAGccatgaaaaattgaaattcaaCACAATGCTGCTTATACATAGGTAAAGGAATTTCTAATCTCTCTGTAAATCACTGAGGGTCATCAATTGTTGTTCAAGCATATCCTTTTAAGCAATGCAAAAGTTTACTATACAAAAAATTGTCTGGTTTGACACCATTTTGAATCATTCTACCATAGAACATCTTGGCTTCGACTAATCTTCCAATTTCACATAATTTAGTGATCAAAATGGTGTATGCCACAACATCGGGCAACAAACCTCTGCTAGTAGCACATTGAAAAGCCAACCATGCTTCCTCTATGCAATCTTTCTTGCAAAGTCCATCTATCAGGACACTGTAACTAATAATGTTTGGGAGGATTCGATGTTCCAACATAGATTCATGTAGCTCCATGGCATTCTCCATTCTTTCAGCTTTGAAATAGCCATCTGCCAGACAGCTATAGGTCACCACATTAGGCCACGCACCATGATCAACCATCTTACTGAACAATTGTTGTGCCTCCTCCATTCTCCCTTCCTTGCAATATGAATGAATCAAAATCGTATAGGTTATAGTATTTGGCTTAAATACTCTACCAATCCATCTTCCAAATAATTCAACAGCTTCATCCAGTTTTCCTAGATAGCATAAGCCACAAATTATTGTATTACAAGTAACAGCATCAGGCTTGAAGCCCTCTTTTATTAGTTGGGTGATCAATTTCAGTGCCTCATCCACTTGACCCTCCTTGAAAAGAGAATTGATGAGaacattataaataaaaatatcaggCTGAACACCATTTCTCTGCATCATGTCAAACACTTTAAAGCCAGCAAGTCGATAACCAAGCTTGCAGAAACCATCAATCAAGCTGCAATACATCAATGCATCCGGTGCAAAGCCCCTTTTTAAGATTTGAAAGAATAAATTTACAGCATCATGTAACCTTCCACCACTTGCCATTCCTTTGATAAGCACCGTAAAAGTAACTATGTCAGCTTCAACATTATTCAATATCAATAATCTGTATAATCTAACTGCATCTTTGAATCTGCTAACTGAACAAGATCCATCTATTAATATATTATACGTAACAAGGTTAGTTACCAAgccaaacttgaaaaataatctaAGTGCATCATCAATCTTGCCCCACCGACAGAGACCCTTTATAAGCAAATTCTGAAGTATCATATCAGGTTTGCAATTCGAATGTATCACCTTGTTATATAGTGCAAATGCTTCTCTCAAGTTTCCACTATTGCAGAGACCATCTATGAGGCCACTAAATGTCATAACATTTGGCTCAAGCAACTGCTTCACCATCAAAGATAGGACCCCATAAGCCtcatcaactctatcatcctGACACAGTCCATGGATCAGAATGCCATATGTAATAGCTGTTGCCGCTACACCATCATCAACCATCCTATTATAGAACTCAAATGCTTTCTGCACCTCCCGAAGCCTAACATAGCCATTGATAAGTGAACTATAGACAATGGCGTCAGGTTTAATCCCACTAGTCAAGGCCTTGTGAAACAGACTATTCCCCTCCTCTGTTCTTCCTTGCTTGCAGAACGCATGGATCAAGATGCTATACACAACCAAATCAGATTTTATGCCCCTCTCTACCATCAGCTCATAAACCTCAATGGCATCGTCCAACCTGCCCTCTTTGCAGCAAGCATGAATCAAAGTGCTATAAGTCACCACGCTCGGCTTTGGACCAACTTCTAAAGTCAAGTAAAACAGATCAAATGCCGTGCCAATCTGATTCTCTTTGCACAGAGTATTCAGAAATTTGGTCAATTCATGAACGGGAGGTACAAACCCTTTCTTCGCCAAGTTCCAATGGTACGAGATGATCTGTTCAGTGCATCTTTTCTTCAGAAGAGTACTCATCACAGTGCTATAAAGGTCTGAACTTTCCTGGCTCAGTAACACATCCATATTACCCATACTGATTAAGGAATTCAAGACCTCTGAGACAACGACCCAAGAAAGTGATATGCCCACCCTGCGAGCCCACAAAAAAACCTGGAAAGATCGGTCGATCATCCCAGCACGACTgtagcatttcatcaaacatgtaCAGGCCATTCCAGCTTCCGGGTGAGGAGGTGCAGGGAACACAGAGAGAACATCCTTTAGGTCGAACTCCCGCACCATGCAGTTGACGATACTGTCTGCTTCGCTGAACATGCGGCAGCGTAGCGAGGAGATGGCGGCgatggagagggagaggagggtaGGGGGTGCGCCAAGATGTCGCTCGGACCATCGGAAAAAGCGGACAGCAGAGGGCGGGTCGGTGCGGAGGAGGTGGAGCAAGGATTCAACGTGGGTGGTGCGTAGGGCGGCGGAGACGGGGAGGAGGCCGGGGTCGGGGTCGCGGTGGCGGTAGAAGGCAGCGGCGATCTGGCGGAGGAATGCGGAGGCGACGGCGGCGGGGTGGTCGGAGGAGAAGCGGCGAAGGGGGAAAAAGTGACGGAGCAGGAGCCGACGCGGCGGAGGAGAGTGAGATGCGACCATGGACATGTGGAcggtcactggatcgatcggtgagctCTCGCGAAGATATTCCGATTTGAAGCTGggtaaaataaaaacttaatataaataaataatgtaAATGCATACAACAGGATCCGTGGCGCAATGGTAGCGCGTCTGACTCCAGATCAGAAGGTTGCGTGTTCGATTCACGTCGGGTTCAAATTTCCTAACGTCGCAATTTATTTTTAGGTAATCCAATCAAATCTAGTAATTACTAATTACCGTCTTTCCTCCTCCTATTACCGGTCTACTTCTaaaaatgatatttaaattttagataccactaaatatttatagattttatcTATTAAATATCTCATTTTCAAATTTCATAATCAAATATCTTACTAACCCCATTCAAATTCCATAATCAAATATTATgattaattgaataatatatttttttaaacaaaaaaaaaagtataataTAAGAGCATTCATAATATATTACCATTATAACACTTATCatctcattaaaaaaaatatgagtttCACTaccacatactcattataacgACATATCTCTTTCACCCACATTGCTTTTAatattaacactcattatttatgaaTTCACTATCAtatactcattataacaacatatctctTTCTTCACATATAttccttttaacattaacactcattatttatgagTTTCACCGTCcactcaattattttaaaattatatcatattaaataaatatattttaaatatgttttaaaatatttaaattattattattattataataataataaataataatcttactttttaaaaaataattttactattttccaaaaataatatttaatttttagaatatatttattaaataaaatagttgTTTGTGGGCCACCAAAtccatatttaatttttaattttaaaatttatattttttaataaataaaatttaaaaaaataaacacatAAGCGCGTTTATGTGAAGGGGTGTTATGACACTCCTTCGTAATGTTGTTTGACACCAAAGGATGTTATAACACCCTATTATCATATGcattaagaaatattttttttaaaagaaaaatacaaCATACACGAATGTATATTTTATAAGTTCGAAATTAAAATATGGAAGTATAAATCACGTtaataaaacataaaataataaatCATAGAAATTACaaactataattaattaataagataaaaaaatttaatatatgttTAAACTTTTCTTCAATTACTTATATATTACTAGAGTGTCATGA includes these proteins:
- the LOC122052228 gene encoding putative pentatricopeptide repeat-containing protein At1g31840, whose translation is MSMVASHSPPPRRLLLRHFFPLRRFSSDHPAAVASAFLRQIAAAFYRHRDPDPGLLPVSAALRTTHVESLLHLLRTDPPSAVRFFRWSERHLGAPPTLLSLSIAAISSLRCRMFSEADSIVNCMVREFDLKDVLSVFPAPPHPEAGMACTCLMKCYSRAGMIDRSFQVFLWARRVGISLSWVVVSEVLNSLISMGNMDVLLSQESSDLYSTVMSTLLKKRCTEQIISYHWNLAKKGFVPPVHELTKFLNTLCKENQIGTAFDLFYLTLEVGPKPSVVTYSTLIHACCKEGRLDDAIEVYELMVERGIKSDLVVYSILIHAFCKQGRTEEGNSLFHKALTSGIKPDAIVYSSLINGYVRLREVQKAFEFYNRMVDDGVAATAITYGILIHGLCQDDRVDEAYGVLSLMVKQLLEPNVMTFSGLIDGLCNSGNLREAFALYNKVIHSNCKPDMILQNLLIKGLCRWGKIDDALRLFFKFGLVTNLVTYNILIDGSCSVSRFKDAVRLYRLLILNNVEADIVTFTVLIKGMASGGRLHDAVNLFFQILKRGFAPDALMYCSLIDGFCKLGYRLAGFKVFDMMQRNGVQPDIFIYNVLINSLFKEGQVDEALKLITQLIKEGFKPDAVTCNTIICGLCYLGKLDEAVELFGRWIGRVFKPNTITYTILIHSYCKEGRMEEAQQLFSKMVDHGAWPNVVTYSCLADGYFKAERMENAMELHESMLEHRILPNIISYSVLIDGLCKKDCIEEAWLAFQCATSRGLLPDVVAYTILITKLCEIGRLVEAKMFYGRMIQNGVKPDNFLYSKLLHCLKGYA